A single window of Streptomyces aquilus DNA harbors:
- a CDS encoding glutamate synthase subunit beta, whose translation MADPKGFLNHGREVAKSRPVDVRLKDWNEVYVPGSLLPIISKQASRCMDCGIPFCHNGCPLGNLIPEWNDYAYREDWAAASERLHATNNFPEFTGRLCPAPCEAACVLGINQPPVTIKNVEVSIIDKAWDTGDVAPQIPERLSGKTVAVIGSGPAGLAAAQQLTRAGHTVAVYERADRIGGLLRYGIPEFKMEKRHINRRIEQMRAEGTRFRTGIEIGRDLKATDLKKRYDAVVIAAGATTARDLPVPGRELKGIYQAMEYLPLANKVQEGDYVTAPISAEGKHVVVIGGGDTGADCVGTAHRQGAASVTQLEIMPRPGDERNAGQPWPTFPMLYKVTSAHEEGGERVYSVSTTHFEGDEDGNVQWLHLTEVEFIDGKLTPKPGTERKIPAQLVTLAMGFTGTDRENGLVDQFGLELDERGNIARDADFQTNVPGVFVAGDAGRGQSLIVWAIAEGRSAARGTDRFLTGTSDLPAPIRPTDRALMV comes from the coding sequence ATGGCTGACCCGAAGGGCTTCCTGAACCACGGCCGTGAGGTCGCCAAGTCCCGCCCCGTCGACGTCCGGCTGAAGGACTGGAACGAGGTCTACGTCCCCGGCTCCCTGCTGCCGATCATCAGCAAGCAGGCCAGCCGCTGCATGGACTGCGGCATCCCGTTCTGTCACAACGGCTGTCCGCTGGGGAACCTCATCCCCGAGTGGAACGACTACGCCTACCGCGAGGACTGGGCCGCCGCCAGCGAGCGGCTGCACGCGACCAACAACTTCCCGGAGTTCACCGGTCGCCTCTGCCCCGCGCCCTGCGAGGCGGCGTGCGTGCTCGGCATCAACCAGCCGCCGGTCACCATCAAGAACGTCGAGGTCTCGATCATCGACAAGGCGTGGGACACCGGTGACGTCGCGCCGCAGATCCCCGAGCGCCTGTCCGGCAAGACCGTCGCCGTCATCGGCTCAGGGCCGGCCGGCCTCGCCGCCGCGCAGCAGCTCACCCGGGCCGGTCACACGGTCGCCGTGTACGAGCGCGCGGACCGCATCGGTGGTCTCCTCCGGTACGGCATCCCCGAGTTCAAGATGGAGAAGCGGCACATCAACCGCCGCATCGAGCAGATGCGCGCGGAGGGCACCCGCTTCCGCACCGGCATCGAGATCGGCCGCGACCTCAAGGCGACCGACCTGAAGAAGCGGTACGACGCCGTCGTCATCGCCGCCGGTGCGACCACCGCGCGTGACCTGCCGGTCCCGGGCCGCGAGCTCAAGGGCATCTACCAGGCCATGGAGTACCTGCCCCTGGCCAACAAGGTGCAGGAGGGTGACTACGTCACCGCCCCGATCTCCGCCGAGGGCAAGCACGTCGTGGTCATCGGCGGCGGCGACACCGGCGCCGACTGCGTGGGCACCGCCCACCGCCAGGGCGCGGCCTCGGTCACGCAGCTGGAGATCATGCCCCGCCCGGGCGACGAGCGGAACGCCGGCCAGCCCTGGCCGACCTTCCCGATGCTCTACAAGGTCACGTCCGCGCACGAGGAGGGCGGTGAGCGGGTCTACTCCGTCTCCACCACCCACTTCGAGGGCGACGAGGACGGCAACGTCCAGTGGCTGCACCTCACCGAGGTGGAGTTCATCGACGGCAAGCTGACCCCGAAGCCGGGCACGGAGCGCAAGATCCCCGCCCAGCTGGTGACGCTGGCCATGGGCTTCACCGGCACCGACCGGGAGAACGGCCTGGTCGACCAGTTCGGCCTGGAGCTCGACGAGCGCGGCAACATCGCCCGCGACGCCGACTTCCAGACCAACGTGCCCGGTGTCTTCGTCGCCGGTGACGCGGGCCGCGGCCAGTCGCTCATCGTGTGGGCGATCGCGGAGGGCCGCTCGGCCGCCCGCGGCACCGACCGGTTCCTGACCGGCACCAGCGACCTGCCGGCGCCGATCCGCCCGACGGACCGCGCGCTGATGGTCTGA
- a CDS encoding DUF2334 domain-containing protein translates to MNRVDLKGWAKAQLKADDARHDKARAKTSATTLSTTAVFPARTATTVTRQAALLRAADAEVAAAADPSTLVLYDTAGPYGQLGELYAMAAANLAGHFGTVTAKPVQQYTAGLVDTYTAVIYIGSTYYCCDVPDAIPAAFYQDAATTTKPVLWMGANIWNMANSVGVAQFTQKYGWDPTTSYYEDGGSIGTVTQVAYKNQALTRKIPAGQDGGVLRPNVLTGPGYPAVTRLAEGLDTSNGHTFGWAVRSSNLTYIGEIPFAYVSESDRIIALEDLLFDALAPATAERHRALLRLEDISPDSDPAELRATADYLKSQNIPYGINVIPVYKDPNGTYNNGVPQTITLAQRPQVVSALKYMLARGAVLMDHGYTHQYGNVANPYNGVTGDDFEFYRAHVDASDNVVYDGPVAEDSTVWAQGRVTSALAAFAAVGLPKPTLWTTPHYAGSATDYKAISANFAARLERSLYFSGTLSGNSAGPNVFIGQFFPYVVKDVYGTKVLPENIGNYEPDAFNNHPPRLPADLIASAKANLAVRDGFASFFYHPYYPTQPLKDTVDGIKALGYTFVSPTSL, encoded by the coding sequence ATGAATCGCGTCGACCTCAAAGGCTGGGCGAAGGCCCAGCTCAAGGCCGACGACGCCCGCCACGACAAGGCCCGTGCGAAGACCTCCGCGACCACGCTGTCGACCACCGCGGTCTTCCCGGCCCGCACCGCCACGACCGTGACCCGCCAGGCCGCCCTGCTCCGGGCCGCCGACGCCGAGGTCGCCGCCGCGGCCGACCCGAGCACCCTCGTGCTCTACGACACGGCGGGCCCCTACGGGCAGTTGGGCGAGCTGTACGCCATGGCCGCGGCCAACCTCGCGGGCCATTTCGGCACCGTGACCGCCAAGCCGGTCCAGCAGTACACGGCCGGTCTGGTCGACACGTACACGGCCGTGATCTACATCGGCTCGACCTACTACTGCTGCGACGTCCCGGACGCCATCCCGGCCGCCTTCTACCAGGACGCCGCCACCACGACCAAGCCCGTGCTGTGGATGGGTGCCAACATCTGGAACATGGCGAACTCGGTGGGCGTAGCCCAGTTCACGCAGAAGTACGGCTGGGACCCGACGACGTCGTACTACGAGGACGGCGGATCGATCGGCACCGTGACGCAGGTGGCGTACAAGAACCAGGCCCTGACCCGGAAGATCCCGGCGGGCCAGGACGGCGGCGTGCTGCGCCCCAACGTCCTCACCGGCCCCGGCTACCCCGCCGTCACCCGGCTCGCGGAGGGCCTCGACACCTCCAACGGGCACACCTTCGGATGGGCGGTCCGCTCCTCCAACCTCACCTACATCGGTGAGATCCCGTTCGCGTACGTCTCCGAGAGCGACCGGATCATCGCCCTGGAGGACCTCCTCTTCGACGCCCTCGCGCCGGCCACCGCCGAACGGCACCGCGCGCTGCTGCGCCTGGAGGACATCAGCCCCGACTCGGACCCGGCCGAGCTGCGCGCGACGGCCGACTACCTCAAGTCGCAGAACATCCCGTACGGCATCAACGTGATCCCGGTCTACAAGGACCCCAACGGCACCTACAACAACGGCGTCCCGCAGACGATCACGCTCGCCCAGCGGCCGCAGGTCGTCAGCGCCCTGAAGTACATGCTGGCCAGGGGCGCGGTCCTGATGGACCACGGCTACACGCACCAGTACGGCAATGTCGCCAACCCCTACAACGGCGTCACCGGCGACGACTTCGAGTTCTACCGGGCGCACGTCGACGCCTCGGACAACGTCGTCTACGACGGCCCCGTCGCCGAGGACTCCACCGTCTGGGCGCAGGGCAGGGTGACCAGCGCGCTGGCCGCGTTCGCCGCCGTCGGACTGCCGAAGCCGACGCTGTGGACCACCCCGCACTACGCGGGTTCGGCCACCGACTACAAGGCCATCAGCGCCAACTTCGCGGCCCGCCTGGAGCGTTCGCTGTACTTCTCCGGAACGCTCAGCGGCAACTCCGCCGGACCCAACGTGTTCATCGGCCAGTTCTTCCCGTACGTCGTGAAGGACGTCTACGGCACCAAGGTGCTGCCCGAGAACATCGGCAACTACGAACCGGACGCCTTCAACAACCACCCGCCGAGGCTGCCGGCCGACCTGATCGCCTCGGCCAAGGCCAACCTGGCCGTCCGGGACGGGTTCGCCAGCTTCTTCTACCACCCGTACTACCCGACCCAGCCGCTCAAGGACACGGTCGACGGCATCAAGGCCCTGGGCTACACCTTCGTCAGCCCGACGAGCCTGTGA
- the wecB gene encoding non-hydrolyzing UDP-N-acetylglucosamine 2-epimerase gives MSTPPTTMPVHAMLVLGTRPEAIKLAPVARAMAAGPQFEPIVVTTGQHREMLHQMLGMLGVDVRIALDVMRTRQQLSDLTARLVRELGTVLREQRPDLVVVQGDTTTALAGALAAFYEKIPVAHVEAGLRTGVIDNPFPEELNRSLIGRIARWHFAPTPAAARHLTDEGVPDEQVFITGNTVIDNLLWVLAEGSGTSAFGTDDNACPARDGDMIRRAGPKRILVTLHRRENQGERMRGMGRALTRLARRGDVEIVLPLHKSPAVRDALLPELDGQRGVKLVEPLDYLDFAATLAECDLVLTDSGGIQEEAPSLAKPSLVLRTTTERPEAVEAGAARLIGTDPDAIVTWAERLLDDPVEYRRMATAGNPFGDGEAARRILGQLAEDFAADVPVGLTTSGPYSTA, from the coding sequence ATGTCCACACCTCCGACAACCATGCCCGTGCACGCCATGCTGGTGCTCGGCACCCGGCCGGAAGCGATCAAACTGGCGCCCGTGGCGCGGGCGATGGCCGCCGGCCCGCAGTTCGAGCCGATCGTCGTCACCACCGGCCAGCACCGCGAGATGCTCCACCAGATGCTCGGCATGCTGGGCGTCGACGTCCGCATCGCCCTCGACGTGATGCGCACCCGGCAGCAGCTCTCCGATCTGACCGCCCGGCTGGTCCGGGAGCTCGGCACGGTGCTGCGGGAGCAGCGGCCGGACCTGGTGGTGGTGCAGGGGGACACCACCACCGCGCTGGCGGGTGCCCTGGCCGCCTTCTACGAGAAGATCCCGGTCGCCCATGTCGAGGCGGGCCTGCGCACCGGTGTCATCGACAACCCGTTCCCGGAGGAGCTCAACCGCAGCCTCATCGGCCGGATCGCCCGCTGGCACTTCGCCCCGACCCCGGCCGCCGCCCGGCATCTGACCGACGAGGGCGTCCCGGACGAGCAGGTGTTCATCACCGGCAACACCGTCATCGACAACCTGCTGTGGGTGCTGGCCGAGGGCAGCGGCACCTCCGCGTTCGGCACCGACGACAACGCCTGCCCGGCCCGCGACGGCGACATGATCCGCCGGGCAGGCCCCAAGCGCATCCTGGTCACCCTGCACCGCCGGGAGAACCAGGGCGAGCGGATGCGCGGCATGGGGCGGGCGCTGACCCGGCTCGCCCGGCGCGGGGACGTGGAGATCGTGCTGCCGCTGCACAAGAGTCCGGCCGTACGGGACGCGCTGCTGCCCGAACTCGACGGCCAGCGGGGCGTCAAGCTCGTCGAGCCGCTCGACTACCTGGACTTCGCGGCGACGCTGGCCGAGTGCGACCTCGTGCTCACCGACTCCGGCGGCATCCAGGAGGAGGCCCCGAGCCTCGCCAAGCCCTCGCTGGTGCTGCGGACGACGACCGAGCGGCCCGAGGCGGTGGAGGCGGGCGCGGCCCGGCTGATCGGCACGGACCCGGACGCCATCGTCACCTGGGCGGAACGGCTCCTGGACGACCCGGTGGAGTACCGGCGGATGGCGACCGCGGGCAATCCCTTCGGCGACGGCGAGGCCGCGCGCCGCATCCTGGGTCAGCTGGCCGAGGACTTCGCCGCCGATGTCCCGGTCGGCCTGACGACATCCGGGCCATACTCGACGGCATGA
- a CDS encoding glycosyltransferase family 2 protein, protein MAGCYNTSLFLLSRRRIRRSRTDRRDRFYVFLLACLNEEKVLSESLERITSLPARNFMALVIDDGSDDRTFQVARAADPSLVHVHRRTPPNCRKGKGAALNDGVRHLRASGLLGGHDPADVVLCVVDADGRLDPHVVQSVDPYFDDPRTGAVQVCVRMYNRHLGLLARMQDMEFVVYGDVFQSARRYIGSVGMGGNGQFMRLSALDTLDGDGPWSDSLTEDLDLGVRLIAKGWTNQHCTTAAVSQQAVLSLRRLIRQRSRWFQGHLQSAGLVPLILRDVPTKAAVDLLYHLSSPVLILLTSLLPLSFLVAFGATVVASVQVGHPLVSPMWLLGPYLLSFTAAYAYGYVYAKRERELGLVRSVLLAHVFVFYGYIWFAAGWWGFWRMLTGQRGWLKTART, encoded by the coding sequence ATGGCCGGGTGCTACAACACGAGTCTCTTTCTGTTGTCGAGGCGCAGAATTCGCCGTTCCCGAACCGACCGGAGAGACCGGTTCTACGTATTTCTCCTCGCCTGTCTGAACGAGGAGAAAGTGCTTTCTGAAAGCCTGGAGCGGATCACTTCGCTGCCCGCCCGGAATTTCATGGCGCTGGTCATCGACGACGGCTCGGACGACCGCACCTTCCAGGTCGCCCGGGCCGCCGATCCGAGCCTGGTCCATGTGCACCGGCGTACCCCGCCGAACTGCCGCAAGGGCAAGGGCGCCGCCCTCAACGACGGGGTCCGGCACCTGCGCGCGTCCGGCCTGCTCGGCGGCCACGATCCGGCGGACGTGGTCCTGTGCGTGGTCGACGCCGACGGACGGCTCGATCCGCATGTCGTGCAGTCGGTCGACCCGTACTTCGACGACCCGAGGACGGGCGCGGTACAGGTCTGCGTCCGCATGTACAACCGGCACCTCGGGCTGCTCGCCCGCATGCAGGACATGGAGTTCGTCGTCTACGGCGACGTCTTCCAGAGCGCCCGCCGCTACATCGGCAGCGTCGGCATGGGCGGCAACGGCCAGTTCATGCGGCTGTCGGCGCTCGACACCCTGGACGGCGACGGCCCGTGGAGCGACAGCCTCACCGAGGACCTCGACCTCGGCGTGCGGCTGATCGCCAAGGGCTGGACCAACCAGCACTGCACCACCGCCGCGGTCTCCCAGCAGGCCGTGCTCAGCCTGCGGCGCCTGATCCGCCAGCGATCCCGCTGGTTCCAGGGTCATTTGCAGTCGGCCGGACTCGTCCCGCTCATCCTCAGGGACGTCCCCACGAAGGCCGCGGTCGACCTGCTGTACCACCTCTCCAGCCCGGTGCTGATCCTGCTCACCTCGCTGCTGCCGCTGTCCTTCCTCGTCGCCTTCGGCGCCACCGTCGTGGCCTCCGTCCAGGTCGGCCATCCGCTGGTCTCGCCCATGTGGCTGCTCGGCCCGTATCTGCTGTCGTTCACGGCCGCCTACGCGTACGGCTACGTGTACGCCAAGCGGGAACGGGAGCTGGGCCTGGTCCGCTCGGTCCTGCTCGCCCATGTCTTCGTCTTCTACGGCTACATCTGGTTCGCGGCCGGCTGGTGGGGCTTCTGGCGGATGCTCACCGGCCAGCGCGGCTGGCTCAAGACGGCACGCACCTGA
- a CDS encoding calcium-binding protein produces MTLRGRRLIGLALALALAAIVAITVSQCQGDDSPPPKPWIDGTTHGRWLSVFNGMGTNHGDDSSLTLSPMAAEDPGTTHAGLVVSTAVYTDVRYEARMRTVKQLRSPKPNPWEVPWLVWAYTDPEHFYYITLKPNGWELGKRDPAYPGGQRFLATGRTQYPVGPWYDVRVEQRGAALSVAVDGTPLVKFTDAELPYDEGRVGAYSEDATVEFEGLEASSG; encoded by the coding sequence ATGACACTCAGGGGTCGTCGCCTCATCGGACTGGCGCTGGCTCTCGCCCTGGCCGCGATCGTCGCGATCACCGTGAGCCAGTGCCAGGGCGACGACTCCCCGCCCCCCAAGCCCTGGATCGACGGCACCACGCACGGCCGCTGGCTGTCGGTGTTCAACGGCATGGGCACCAACCACGGCGACGACTCCTCGCTCACCCTCTCCCCCATGGCCGCCGAGGACCCGGGCACCACCCACGCCGGTCTGGTGGTGAGCACGGCCGTCTACACGGACGTGCGCTACGAGGCCCGGATGCGGACGGTGAAGCAGCTGCGCTCACCGAAGCCGAACCCGTGGGAAGTGCCGTGGCTGGTCTGGGCGTACACCGACCCGGAGCACTTCTACTACATCACCCTCAAGCCGAACGGCTGGGAGCTCGGCAAGCGCGACCCCGCCTACCCGGGCGGCCAGCGCTTCCTGGCGACGGGACGGACCCAGTACCCGGTGGGTCCTTGGTACGACGTGCGGGTCGAACAGCGCGGGGCGGCGCTGTCCGTGGCGGTCGACGGCACCCCGCTGGTGAAGTTCACGGACGCCGAACTGCCGTACGACGAGGGGCGGGTGGGCGCCTACTCGGAGGACGCGACGGTGGAGTTCGAGGGCCTGGAGGCGTCTTCCGGCTGA